One window from the genome of Rhodopseudomonas sp. P2A-2r encodes:
- a CDS encoding MarR family winged helix-turn-helix transcriptional regulator yields MDLDSETKASEHSEDHGDELRLWLRLLTCTTLIEGEVRSRLRERFDVTLPRFDLMAQLDKVPDGMTLSDVSKRMMVSNGNVTGLVERLVESGHIDRRTSEADRRVQVIRLTKSGRAEFRKMAEEHETWIAEIFGDLAPKDVRELMRLLAKTKASAQKAAQKPATGKGS; encoded by the coding sequence ATGGATCTCGATTCCGAAACCAAGGCCTCCGAGCATTCCGAAGATCACGGCGACGAGTTGCGGCTGTGGCTGCGGCTTCTGACCTGCACGACCCTCATCGAGGGCGAAGTGCGCAGCCGCCTGCGCGAGCGCTTCGACGTGACGCTGCCGCGCTTCGACCTGATGGCGCAGCTCGACAAGGTGCCGGACGGCATGACGCTGTCGGATGTCTCCAAGCGCATGATGGTCTCCAACGGCAATGTCACCGGCCTGGTCGAACGGCTGGTGGAGTCCGGCCATATCGATCGTCGCACCTCGGAGGCCGATCGCCGCGTGCAGGTGATCCGCCTGACCAAGAGCGGCCGCGCCGAGTTTCGCAAGATGGCGGAAGAACACGAGACGTGGATCGCTGAAATCTTCGGCGACCTGGCGCCGAAGGATGTCCGCGAGTTGATGCGGCTTCTGGCCAAGACCAAGGCGTCGGCGCAGAAGGCGGCGCAGAAGCCGGCAACCGGCAAGGGCTCGTGA
- a CDS encoding alpha/beta hydrolase: protein MNVAIDYEVEYNNRARVPENPALIAGWARDAKAYREARTGRWHVIPYGAGARHSIDFFAAEGQGPIAVFIHGGYWQALDSSFFSHLAGGLNAHGISVAVPNYDLCPTVTVDDIIDQTRLAMRELAKLGQPLVVSGHSAGGHLAACMLATDWRAIDPALPDNLIAAAYAISGLFDLVPLVGTSINTALHLDDAAARRASPLLWPKPVRGSLDAAVGALESAEYFRQSESIVAAWGGAIATRFEVIPDANHFTAIAPLADPQSPMTLRIRQLARR from the coding sequence GTGAACGTGGCGATCGATTACGAGGTCGAATACAATAACCGCGCGCGGGTGCCGGAAAATCCGGCGCTGATCGCCGGCTGGGCGCGTGACGCCAAGGCCTATCGCGAGGCGCGGACAGGGCGCTGGCACGTTATTCCCTATGGTGCCGGCGCGCGCCACAGCATCGATTTCTTTGCCGCCGAGGGGCAGGGGCCGATCGCCGTGTTCATCCATGGCGGCTACTGGCAGGCGCTGGACAGCTCGTTCTTCAGCCATCTGGCCGGCGGCCTCAATGCCCACGGCATCAGCGTTGCCGTCCCGAATTACGATCTCTGCCCGACGGTCACCGTCGACGACATCATCGATCAGACCCGGCTGGCGATGCGCGAACTCGCAAAGCTCGGCCAGCCCTTGGTGGTCAGCGGTCACTCGGCCGGCGGACACCTTGCGGCCTGCATGCTGGCGACCGACTGGCGCGCCATCGATCCGGCGTTGCCGGACAATCTGATCGCCGCCGCCTATGCCATATCCGGCCTGTTCGATCTGGTGCCGCTGGTCGGCACCAGCATCAACACAGCCTTGCATCTGGATGATGCTGCGGCGCGGCGCGCGAGCCCGCTGCTGTGGCCGAAGCCCGTGCGCGGCAGCCTCGACGCGGCGGTCGGCGCTCTGGAGAGCGCGGAGTATTTCCGCCAGAGCGAGAGCATCGTCGCTGCGTGGGGTGGTGCTATCGCGACGCGGTTTGAGGTGATTCCCGACGCCAACCATTTTACCGCGATCGCGCCGCTGGCCGATCCGCAATCGCCGATGACGCTGCGTATCAGGCAATTGGCGCGCCGTTAG
- a CDS encoding AMP-binding protein, with translation MAVAEARLTKAYTAHIDTFARDNMPPPEQLPDFLFTRPEFQYPARINCVVPFLDRWVDEGHGDAPCMFGLTDSYTYRELQALVNRICNVLVGKLGLVPGGRVMLRSANNPMMVATYLAVIKAGGVCVATMPLLRAKELTYPIQKAKIALALCDGKLSDEMEKAKAAAPELKRVVYWGTGKPESLEALIADASPDFTAVDTASDDICLIAFTSGTTGEPKGTMHFHRDMLAVCDGFARNVLRAEPSDRFIGSAPLAFTFGFGGVLFPLHIGASFVVLEKAGPDELPPAIEKFKVTVCFTAPTSYRAMLAKMGTHDISSLRKCVSAGETLPIGTYDAWLKATGIKLMDGIGGTEMLHIFICATEDEIRPGSTGRPVPGYEAKIIDEEGRDVLPGTLGRLAVRGPTGCKYLADPRQLKFVQNGWNLTGDTFIMDEDGYFWYKSRSDDMIVSAGYNIAGPDVEAALLTHPAVAECGVVGSPDEARGMLVKAYVVLAPGFTGDDALTLELQNHVKREIAPYKYPRAIAFVEQLPKTETGKLKRFALRQMATAAE, from the coding sequence ATGGCCGTCGCCGAAGCTCGACTCACCAAGGCCTACACTGCCCATATCGATACGTTCGCGCGCGACAACATGCCGCCGCCCGAACAGCTGCCGGACTTTCTGTTCACCCGGCCGGAGTTTCAATATCCCGCGCGCATCAACTGCGTGGTGCCGTTTCTCGACCGCTGGGTCGATGAGGGCCACGGCGATGCGCCGTGCATGTTCGGTCTCACCGACAGCTATACTTATCGCGAGCTGCAGGCGCTGGTGAACCGGATCTGCAACGTGCTGGTCGGCAAGCTCGGGCTGGTGCCGGGCGGCCGTGTGATGCTGCGCTCCGCCAACAATCCGATGATGGTCGCCACCTATCTCGCGGTCATCAAGGCCGGCGGCGTCTGCGTCGCCACCATGCCGCTGCTGCGCGCCAAGGAACTGACCTATCCGATCCAGAAGGCGAAGATCGCGCTGGCGCTGTGCGACGGCAAGCTGTCCGACGAAATGGAAAAGGCGAAAGCCGCCGCACCCGAGCTGAAGCGCGTCGTCTACTGGGGCACCGGCAAGCCGGAGTCGCTGGAGGCATTGATCGCCGACGCCAGCCCGGACTTCACCGCGGTCGATACCGCCTCCGACGATATCTGCCTGATCGCCTTTACCTCGGGCACCACCGGCGAGCCGAAGGGCACCATGCATTTTCACCGCGACATGCTCGCGGTGTGCGACGGCTTTGCCCGCAACGTGCTACGCGCCGAGCCGTCCGACCGCTTCATCGGCTCGGCGCCGCTGGCCTTCACCTTCGGCTTCGGCGGCGTGCTGTTCCCGCTGCATATCGGCGCGTCCTTCGTGGTGCTGGAAAAGGCCGGGCCGGACGAGTTGCCGCCGGCGATCGAGAAGTTCAAGGTCACGGTGTGCTTCACCGCGCCGACCTCCTATCGCGCCATGCTCGCCAAGATGGGCACCCACGACATCTCCAGCCTGCGCAAATGCGTGTCGGCCGGCGAGACCTTGCCGATCGGTACCTACGACGCCTGGCTGAAGGCCACCGGCATCAAGCTGATGGACGGCATCGGCGGCACCGAGATGCTGCACATCTTCATCTGCGCCACCGAGGACGAAATTCGCCCGGGCTCCACCGGCAGACCGGTGCCCGGCTATGAGGCCAAGATCATCGACGAGGAGGGCCGCGACGTGCTGCCCGGCACCCTGGGACGGCTCGCCGTGCGCGGCCCCACCGGTTGCAAGTATCTCGCCGATCCCAGGCAGCTGAAATTCGTGCAGAACGGCTGGAACCTGACCGGCGACACCTTCATCATGGATGAGGATGGCTACTTCTGGTACAAGTCGCGCTCCGACGACATGATCGTCTCGGCCGGCTACAACATCGCCGGCCCCGACGTCGAAGCCGCTCTGCTGACCCATCCCGCGGTGGCGGAATGCGGCGTGGTCGGTTCGCCCGACGAGGCGCGCGGCATGCTGGTGAAAGCCTATGTCGTGCTGGCGCCGGGCTTTACCGGAGACGATGCGCTGACCCTCGAGTTGCAGAACCACGTCAAGCGCGAGATCGCCCCCTACAAATATCCGCGCGCCATCGCGTTTGTGGAGCAACTGCCGAAGACCGAGACCGGAAAGCTGAAGCGCTTTGCGCTGCGCCAGATGGCGACGGCTGCTGAATGA
- a CDS encoding RidA family protein gives MSEGDLPVTAPKSPTLTVVPSSKVDAHLSAPRVLQPSGWPAPKGYANGMSADGRIVVTGGVIGWDTAGHLPADFTAQVHQALSNIAAILSEGGAKPEHLVRLTWYVVDMEEYLGNLKALGKIYREIFGAHYPAMALVQVVRLVELAARVEIEATAVVPR, from the coding sequence ATGTCCGAAGGAGATTTGCCGGTGACCGCGCCAAAGAGCCCCACGCTGACCGTGGTTCCGAGTTCGAAGGTCGATGCGCATCTGTCGGCGCCGCGTGTGCTGCAGCCCTCAGGCTGGCCGGCGCCGAAGGGCTATGCCAACGGCATGAGCGCCGACGGCCGCATTGTGGTGACCGGCGGCGTGATCGGCTGGGATACCGCCGGCCATCTGCCGGCCGACTTCACCGCCCAGGTGCATCAGGCGCTGAGCAACATCGCCGCGATCCTGAGCGAGGGCGGCGCCAAGCCCGAGCATCTGGTCCGCCTGACCTGGTATGTCGTCGACATGGAAGAATATCTCGGCAACCTGAAAGCGCTCGGCAAGATCTATCGCGAGATCTTTGGCGCGCATTATCCGGCCATGGCGCTGGTGCAGGTGGTGCGGCTGGTCGAGCTCGCCGCCCGCGTCGAAATCGAAGCCACTGCGGTGGTGCCGCGCTAG
- a CDS encoding DUF805 domain-containing protein: MQNTSAIKGRMGRARYWIWSGLCALAAMVGLVLVVGTVNQTSQSPVNVPATIAAIAGAFMFVAACVALVVIGVWRLHDRGKSGFWIVLYYGAPSVLALMAVGPQTDGILQNGLALAILGWAMIDLGALEAAEPLAA, from the coding sequence ATGCAGAACACATCCGCCATCAAAGGCCGTATGGGCCGGGCCCGCTACTGGATCTGGAGCGGCCTTTGCGCACTGGCCGCGATGGTCGGGCTGGTTCTGGTCGTCGGCACGGTCAACCAGACCAGTCAGAGCCCGGTGAATGTCCCGGCCACCATCGCGGCGATTGCAGGCGCTTTCATGTTCGTTGCGGCGTGCGTGGCGCTGGTCGTGATCGGCGTCTGGCGGCTGCATGACCGCGGCAAGTCCGGCTTCTGGATCGTCCTGTATTACGGTGCGCCGTCGGTTCTGGCGCTGATGGCCGTCGGCCCGCAAACGGACGGCATATTGCAGAACGGGCTTGCTCTGGCGATTCTGGGTTGGGCGATGATCGACCTTGGAGCTCTGGAGGCCGCCGAGCCGCTCGCGGCGTAG
- a CDS encoding BrnA antitoxin family protein: MPRKKLVGSRSFGEPLTDDPDDAPEVLDEFFRTGEITQGAKVIRLGRPPLGDKPKGSVTLRLDADVLETYRALGKGWQAQLNADLRRARKLKKSA; encoded by the coding sequence ATGCCAAGGAAGAAGCTCGTTGGCTCGCGCTCTTTCGGCGAGCCGCTGACTGATGACCCCGATGATGCGCCGGAAGTGCTCGATGAGTTCTTCCGGACCGGCGAGATCACCCAGGGCGCCAAGGTCATCCGGCTCGGGCGACCGCCGCTCGGCGACAAGCCGAAGGGCTCGGTGACGCTGCGGCTCGATGCCGACGTGCTGGAAACCTATCGCGCGCTCGGCAAGGGCTGGCAGGCCCAGCTCAACGCTGACCTGCGCCGTGCCCGCAAGCTGAAGAAGAGTGCGTGA
- a CDS encoding BrnT family toxin → MVTKVDDRFDYGEVRYIAAGRVRSRMVLIVWTPRGDARHVISMRYCHAKEEARWLALFRRAAD, encoded by the coding sequence GTGGTGACAAAGGTCGATGACCGTTTCGACTATGGCGAGGTGCGCTACATCGCTGCCGGCCGCGTCCGGTCGAGGATGGTGTTGATCGTCTGGACCCCGCGTGGCGACGCCCGCCACGTCATTTCAATGAGATACTGCCATGCCAAGGAAGAAGCTCGTTGGCTCGCGCTCTTTCGGCGAGCCGCTGACTGA
- a CDS encoding DUF3606 domain-containing protein, protein MDDLKKTGQQDRSKINMHEDHEVKYWTKQLGVSKDELQKAVDKVGNGAAAVRKQLGQ, encoded by the coding sequence ATGGACGATCTCAAAAAGACCGGTCAGCAGGATCGCAGCAAGATCAATATGCACGAAGATCACGAGGTCAAGTACTGGACGAAACAGCTCGGCGTTTCAAAGGACGAACTACAGAAGGCCGTCGATAAAGTCGGCAACGGCGCCGCCGCCGTTCGCAAGCAGCTCGGCCAATGA
- a CDS encoding integrase arm-type DNA-binding domain-containing protein codes for MGEPINYLTLTDTVIRDATMPPGKAQHYLHDDKLPGLALRMRATGGRTWVYLFTKPGVRGTQRKTLGAWPRFNERAARKAATIAAGEVVTGVDPNDAKREAKRQQLAEMQCTTLVALIREDGPYQTSLTGRQFLNWKPAMSALRRGLKDHLDVAIGELTRRQIMAAVDKITKAGKRGAARDLRKHAHTFLEWCVGEGYVEDNVLAGYRAPKETRAQRVGRRTKGRALMDEEIIKVWHAAGKLGAFGQLVRMCLLGGPRRSEPTIIEWRKHIMDDRITFDAAWTKMGLHHDVPRTHLVDEVVAGAGSSLQIGIDPKYHAPAFTRPHTTHCSTDSESNLSRPDHLTQRQLSDWQISRYSVLQRERS; via the coding sequence ATGGGAGAGCCGATCAACTATCTGACGCTGACCGACACGGTCATCCGCGACGCGACAATGCCACCGGGCAAGGCGCAGCATTACCTCCACGACGACAAGCTGCCTGGTCTCGCGCTGCGCATGCGCGCGACCGGCGGCCGGACCTGGGTCTACCTGTTCACCAAGCCGGGAGTGAGGGGCACTCAGCGCAAGACCCTCGGGGCCTGGCCAAGGTTCAATGAGCGGGCGGCTCGTAAGGCCGCCACTATCGCCGCTGGTGAGGTGGTCACAGGGGTCGATCCGAACGACGCCAAGCGCGAAGCCAAGCGCCAGCAACTGGCCGAGATGCAGTGCACTACGCTGGTGGCCCTGATACGTGAAGACGGCCCCTATCAGACATCCCTGACCGGACGCCAATTCCTGAACTGGAAGCCAGCGATGTCCGCGCTGCGGCGCGGTCTCAAGGATCATCTGGATGTCGCCATCGGCGAATTGACGCGCCGGCAAATCATGGCGGCGGTGGATAAGATCACCAAGGCCGGTAAGCGCGGTGCGGCAAGGGACTTGCGCAAGCACGCCCACACATTCCTCGAATGGTGTGTCGGCGAAGGTTACGTCGAGGACAACGTGCTTGCCGGCTATCGCGCGCCCAAGGAAACTCGTGCGCAGAGGGTCGGGCGCCGAACCAAGGGCCGCGCGCTGATGGATGAGGAGATCATCAAGGTCTGGCACGCGGCCGGCAAGCTCGGGGCTTTTGGACAATTAGTACGCATGTGCCTGCTCGGCGGTCCACGCCGCAGCGAGCCAACCATCATTGAGTGGCGAAAGCACATCATGGATGACCGCATCACCTTCGATGCGGCGTGGACCAAGATGGGCCTGCATCACGACGTGCCGCGCACTCATCTCGTTGACGAGGTTGTAGCTGGGGCTGGTTCCTCGTTACAGATCGGGATAGACCCGAAGTATCATGCACCTGCCTTCACGAGACCCCACACTACACATTGTAGCACGGATTCCGAATCGAATCTATCTAGGCCAGATCATCTCACTCAGCGGCAACTGTCGGACTGGCAGATTTCACGATATAGCGTCCTCCAACGGGAGCGATCGTGA
- a CDS encoding acetyl-CoA carboxylase biotin carboxylase subunit, translating into MTISKLFIANRGEIAVRIIRAARALGIRTVQAASEADTEMLACRMADEVVVIGAAQAGKSYLDIDAVVKAVKDSGADAVHPGYGFLSENPLFVEAIEAAGVTFVGPGAETIRTMGDKAMARDEAMAAGVPVVPGSNGRIGDLDDARRVARDIGYPVMIKASAGGGGRGIRVVEDEASLEKLVPQAMAEARAAFGDDGLYMERYIRRARHIEVQILGDGTDVVHLFERECSLQRKRQKIWEEAPATMLPLATRQALCESAAALARRVGYKGAGTLEYLYDDLTGEFFFIEMNTRIQVEHPVTEMITGIDLVQAQLRIAGGETLWLTQDDIRQTGHAIEVRINAENAARMFMPSPGLVTGYQAPEGECVRFDTLLYEGYRVVPFYDSLIGKLIVSGADRAEAIERLKRALADLRIEGIHTTAPLHVMLADDPDVRAGNVSTSWLEDWMKTSGSQRSGPKP; encoded by the coding sequence ATGACTATCAGCAAACTTTTCATAGCCAACCGCGGCGAGATCGCCGTGCGTATCATCCGGGCTGCCAGGGCGCTCGGCATCCGGACGGTCCAGGCAGCCAGCGAAGCCGACACCGAGATGCTGGCATGCCGGATGGCCGACGAGGTGGTGGTGATCGGTGCCGCGCAGGCGGGCAAGTCCTATCTCGACATCGACGCTGTGGTGAAGGCGGTCAAGGACAGCGGCGCCGATGCGGTTCATCCCGGATACGGTTTTCTCTCCGAAAATCCACTCTTCGTCGAGGCGATCGAGGCGGCCGGCGTGACATTCGTCGGACCGGGTGCGGAAACGATCCGCACGATGGGCGACAAGGCGATGGCACGCGACGAGGCGATGGCAGCCGGCGTCCCGGTGGTTCCCGGCAGCAACGGCCGCATCGGCGATCTTGACGATGCTCGCCGTGTCGCCCGTGATATCGGCTACCCGGTAATGATCAAAGCTAGCGCCGGCGGCGGTGGGCGCGGCATCCGAGTCGTCGAGGACGAGGCTTCTCTCGAAAAACTGGTGCCGCAGGCGATGGCAGAAGCCCGGGCGGCTTTCGGTGACGACGGTCTCTACATGGAGCGCTATATCCGCCGGGCGCGGCATATCGAAGTGCAGATACTCGGCGATGGTACTGACGTCGTGCATCTGTTCGAGCGCGAATGCTCGCTGCAGCGCAAGCGCCAGAAAATCTGGGAAGAGGCGCCGGCGACGATGCTGCCGCTCGCAACGCGGCAGGCGCTCTGCGAATCCGCAGCCGCGCTGGCCCGTCGGGTCGGCTACAAGGGGGCCGGCACGCTCGAATATCTCTACGACGATCTGACCGGCGAGTTCTTCTTCATCGAGATGAATACCCGCATCCAGGTCGAGCATCCGGTCACCGAAATGATCACCGGCATCGATCTGGTTCAGGCGCAATTGCGCATCGCCGGCGGCGAAACGCTGTGGCTGACGCAGGACGACATCCGCCAGACGGGTCATGCCATCGAGGTGCGGATCAATGCAGAAAATGCGGCAAGGATGTTCATGCCGTCGCCTGGTCTGGTGACAGGGTATCAGGCCCCTGAGGGAGAGTGTGTTCGTTTCGACACTTTGCTCTATGAAGGCTACCGGGTGGTTCCGTTTTATGATTCCCTGATCGGAAAGCTGATCGTCTCGGGAGCGGATCGCGCCGAGGCCATCGAACGGCTGAAACGGGCGCTGGCGGATCTGCGGATCGAGGGGATCCACACGACCGCTCCGTTGCACGTGATGCTGGCCGACGATCCGGATGTCCGGGCCGGCAACGTCAGTACCTCTTGGCTCGAAGACTGGATGAAAACCAGCGGGAGCCAGCGGTCTGGCCCCAAACCTTGA
- a CDS encoding acetyl-CoA carboxylase — protein MAKQTLRAPLPGVFFRRPSPDEAVFKEAGDTVAAGDTVGLVEAMKSFFPVEAETGGTLVRFLVEDGTPVDADDAIAEIE, from the coding sequence ATGGCAAAACAGACCCTTCGCGCCCCGCTTCCCGGCGTCTTCTTTCGGCGTCCGTCGCCCGACGAGGCGGTCTTCAAGGAAGCCGGCGATACGGTGGCGGCCGGGGACACGGTGGGACTGGTGGAGGCGATGAAGTCGTTCTTTCCGGTCGAGGCGGAAACCGGCGGCACGCTCGTGCGCTTTCTCGTCGAGGATGGCACGCCCGTCGACGCTGACGATGCGATCGCCGAGATCGAGTAA
- a CDS encoding biotin-dependent carboxyltransferase family protein, with translation MIEVVKAGLETSIQDYPGRIGYWNQGFPPSGPMDSWSFRMANLLVGNAPGTAGLECQFLGPTLRFSDSRTIAVTGADMRPTLDGEALPFWQSVAVKAGQTLALGAARLGARGYIAVSGGFANDAKLGSRSTFTKAGVGGIGGHSVKPGQHLPLGEGGGTAGLSVPPEHRPAIRSDKEWDIEVCAGPNDDWIDAAGQERFLSSPWVLSAKSDRTGFRLDGPEWTFAEKATNKPREHGSLPSNIIDHGYPMGAINLAGQTPIILVNDGPSMGGFINPYTVPSAAFWKLGQAKPGERFHFKLVSVDEAQALAARMTALCVPASLTTV, from the coding sequence ATGATCGAGGTCGTGAAAGCCGGGCTTGAAACGTCGATCCAGGATTATCCAGGCCGCATAGGATACTGGAACCAGGGTTTTCCGCCCTCCGGGCCGATGGACAGCTGGTCGTTCCGCATGGCCAATCTTCTGGTCGGCAATGCGCCCGGAACTGCCGGTCTGGAATGCCAGTTCCTCGGGCCAACACTGAGGTTCTCGGACAGCCGCACCATTGCCGTGACCGGCGCGGACATGCGCCCGACGCTTGACGGCGAGGCGCTGCCTTTCTGGCAATCGGTCGCGGTCAAGGCGGGCCAGACGCTGGCCCTCGGTGCCGCGCGCCTCGGTGCCCGCGGCTATATCGCGGTCTCGGGCGGCTTCGCCAATGACGCGAAGCTCGGTTCGCGCTCCACCTTCACCAAGGCGGGCGTCGGCGGCATTGGAGGCCATTCGGTCAAGCCGGGGCAGCACCTGCCGCTCGGAGAAGGCGGCGGAACGGCGGGCCTGAGCGTGCCGCCGGAGCATCGTCCGGCGATCCGTTCCGATAAGGAATGGGACATTGAGGTCTGTGCCGGTCCCAATGACGACTGGATCGATGCGGCCGGCCAGGAACGGTTCCTGTCATCCCCCTGGGTGCTCTCGGCCAAGTCCGACCGCACGGGTTTCCGGCTCGATGGGCCGGAATGGACATTCGCCGAAAAGGCAACGAACAAGCCCAGGGAACACGGTTCGCTGCCCTCCAACATCATCGACCATGGTTACCCCATGGGGGCGATCAACCTGGCCGGCCAGACGCCGATCATCCTCGTCAACGACGGTCCATCGATGGGCGGCTTCATCAATCCCTACACGGTGCCGTCGGCAGCGTTCTGGAAGCTCGGCCAGGCAAAGCCCGGCGAACGTTTTCATTTCAAGCTGGTGAGCGTCGACGAAGCGCAGGCGCTGGCGGCCCGGATGACGGCGCTCTGCGTGCCCGCCAGCCTGACCACCGTATAA